CTTTTCCGTAACGGAAACCATCGAATCGAGGGCGGTCTGAATTTCGCCGGAGAGATTGGGGTCGCGGCGGATAATCTGGCTATAGCCGGAAATGGCGGCGAGGTCATTGTTCAGTTCATTGGCAGCGGCTGGAGGGATATTTACAATGGCCGGCGGAAGCGAAGACGTCGGAAACGGCAGAGAGGCGGAGGCGATTTCGATCTTGAGGTTGAGAAGCCCGACCAGGACCGACAGGAAACGATGGCGTTCGAGATTGTCAGCCGGAGAGCCGCCGAATGAGAGCAGAGTGAGGACAAATTGCGCTCGGCCCTGGTTGAGAATTGGATAGTCGGCCTGGAACGATGGGGCGGCGAATTCATGGACGAGGCGGTTGAGTACTATTCGATTTTCTTCGCTGTAAGCGGCGATATTTTCCCCAACCGAAGCCGGTTCTGCAAAGAATTCCGGTTTGCCGGTTACCGCTACCCGCCCGGTGCTGGCTTCGCCAGGTTCCAAGATCAACTCTTCGATGGCGGCGCCGCCGCGGTTAGAATAGATGGCTTTCAGACGGTCATTTTCCAGTTCCGTCAGGAGTATCAGGACATTTCCCCCGAGAGCCTCGGCGATATATTCGGCGGAGGCTTTAACCTCTTTAACCAGCTCTGACAGTGTCAGTTTTCTGCGAAGGAAAGCGGCGACAGCATCAAGGTCGCGCCCTTTGGCGACTGATAGGCGGCGGAGGGTGTCATAAGCGATGACAGCGCCGGCGACAGCGGCAACCGCTTCCAGCAGACGGAGCTCTTCTTCATTCAGTTCCGTCGCTCCCTGCTCATTGCGGAGCAGAAGGGCATTTCCCCGATTGTCAGCCGGAAGAAGCAGCGAGGAGCGGATAATATAATTCTTGCCCGATTCATCAACCGCTTCCTGATTTAAGATAACCGCCTTCTTGCGGGGGAGAACCGTAATCAGGGAGGCGCGAAAATTCTCGGAGAAGTCGGGAGAGGCGACGGTTCCGCCATAAATCTGAAGTTTTCCTCCGGCAAGTCCCAGAAGCCAGGCTTCGCTGAAATAAGGGAACGCCAGACAGTTTTGGGCAAAGCGGTCGGGCGAGAGAAATTCTCCATCCGGTTTGAACAGGGTGTCCAGCCGTCGTAGCAGCTCGTCGGTGCGGTTACGAAGATTTGCCGCTTCCTGAGCGTTTTTGCCCAGTTCGCGCCCCAGACGAGTGACTTCGATTTTTTCAGCAATCCAGGATGCGACCGGAAGCGTCAGATTGATAAATTCCCGGCTGTAGCGCCGGTCCTCGGTGGAGAAGAAAAGGACGGCTCCAAGGCGGCTCCGCCCGGTCGTTAGAGGGAGCACCAGAATGGAGCGGAAACGGGAGGCAGCCAGTTGAGCCTTGCCGCCAAGCGAGCGGAAGTCATGAGACAGCAGGGGAGTCTCATCTTCAACCGCCTGCGAAATCAGATTGCGGCCGTAAGGATAATATTCAAGAAGAGCGATTTCTTCCTTTGAGAGACCGATGGCGCTGGACAGGATGAATTGTCTCTGTGACTGGTTAAGCAGGAAGATTGCCCCGGACTCTTCTTCGAGACCGGACAGCATACCGCGCAGCATCCGCTCCAGAAGCTCATTCATCGGCATCGGCGGGCGGCATTCCTGCTGCAGCATATCAAGAGTTTTCAATTTGGCGAGATGATTCGAGACCTCGGTATCGCGGTCGCCCCAGAAACTGAAATGAATTACCAGGCCGGAGGCTGTCAATAAGAGCCCGAAAAGAAGCGACAGAAATTCGGCGATATTGACGATGCCGTAGATATTGCTCAGAAACCAGCTGGGATAACCGGGTAGATTTTGGAGAAGATTTATGAGTGACGCCAAAAGGGTCAAGACAAAGCCGGAGACCAGTAAGCCGGAGCCGCCGGCATCGCGGTTCTGTCCTATTTTGAGACGGATATAGAGGAAAGCCGAGAGGGTAATTACCAGTATCGGGTAGCAGACAGCGATAATCCGGTCAAGCATAGGTTTAGTTTTCCAATTCTCCGTGCAGAGTCCAGGCGTCGGCCGAAGTAATACGGACAGTTTTGATGGCGCCGATTAATGTTTCCGCCCCTTTGAAGAGAACAGTTTTGTTCCCCTCGGTCTTGCCTTTAAGAACCGATTGGCTCCTGCGGGAAAATCCGTCAACGAGAACGGAGCGGCTCTTTCCCAGTTCCTCCTGATTTTTCTCAAAGGAGATTTTTTTCTGCAGATTAATCAGTCGCGAGAGGCGACGGATTTTTTCATTGTCGGGGATATCGTCAGGGAGGCGATAGGCGGCGGTTCCCTGTCGCGGCGAATAGCGAAACATGAAAGCCGAATCGAAACGAATCTCCTCGGCGGCGCGAAGAGTCATCTGGAACTCCTCTTCCGTTTCGGAGCAGAATCCGACAATCAGGTCGGTGGTGATGGCGATATCGGCGACGGCGGCGCGCATTTTGTGAATCAGATTAAGATAATGCTGGTAAGTGTAGATTCGTCCCATCCGGCGGAGAATCCGGTCCGAACCGGACTGCATCGGGAGATGGAGATGAGCCATCATTTTAGGCACGGTCGCCATGACGTTGATTAGCCGGTCGGAAAGGTCTTTGGGATGAGAAGTCATGAAACGGATTCGCGCAATATCGGTATCGCGGGCAACCGCCCGCAGAAGGTCGGCGAAATCATGGCGGCCGTCGTTGTACGAGTTGACATTTTGTCCCAGCAGGGTTATCTCTTTGACCCCGTCTTGCGCCATCTGGTTTACCTGGAAAATAATTTTCTCCAGCGGGTAAGAGCGTTCTTCGCCGCGGACATAAGGGACAATGCAATAGGTGCAGTACTGATTGCAGCCGCGCATGATGGTTAGAAAGGCGGCAAATCTGTTGTCGCGGACCGGCACCAGGCCATCGATTTCCTCATACCCGAATTCGGTATGCACCTGGGCGCCAAAGGCGCCGTCATCGACATACTGCGGCAACTCCAGCATCCGGTCGGTGCCGAGAACGATATCGACATAGGGAGCGCGCTGGAGTATCCTCTCCCCCAGCCTTTGCGACATACATCCGACCACGGCGATTTTCTTGCCGGGCTGCATTTTTTTCATACCATACAGTTCGCCCAGACGTCCAAAGACCCGGTCTTCGGCTTTTTCCCTCACAGAACAGGTATTAAGGATGACAATATCGGCGTCATCTTCGGTCTCCGCCGGATGAAAACCGCGGGCATTGAGCACCGCCGCCAGCGAGCCGGAATCGGCCAGATTCATCTGACACCCAAAGGTTACTATCTTATAGCTCTTCACTGCGGAACCTGTCCTTTCGCCCGGTGTACGGAATCAACGGTATGTAACTTCGACAGCATAAAATAGCCAATTGAGAGACGAATACAACCAGTTTTTTTGAGATACAAGTCAGGCTTCCCCGCCGGGTTCTGGAATTCAGGACCAGCGGGGAAAATCAAAATTTGTGGCAGGCTCAGGGAACACAGCCGATAAGCGGGTCGGGACCGTCCTTATAGAGGAAACTGACAAGGTAGGTTATGTCCAAAACGCTGATATCGCAGGAGCGGTTGGGGTCGGCCAGCGCTATGACAGGCGGCGCCGCCCCCGACTTATATAGGTAACCGAGAAGAAAGGTTATATCGAGGATATTGACCGCGCCGTTGTTATCGGCATCACCGGCAAGACCGGCGACAGGGGCGACGGTAAGGGTATAATCGGCCGAGTCCTTATAACTACTGTACTGGTCATTGGCGCGAATATTGAAATTGAAAGTGCCGTAATCATGGGGGGTGCCGGTGATAATTCCGCTCAAGGTGTCGAGAGTCAATCCGGCCGGCAGGGAGCCGGATTTGAGAGTGAATTTATGGAATCCGGTGCCGCCGCGGGCGACAATAGTATCGGCAAACGATTGATACTGCTGTCCCGAATCGAGCGGAAATGGAATCAGATGGTAACTCCAGGTGGTCTTGGTAGCATTGCGGAGAATCCATTTGTTCGGGTCGAGAACGATATCGGATGGTCCTTGATCGTTCTTGAAAATATAGACTCGTTTTCGGGTATCGTGGAATACGACAGAGGTGCTGGTGTCGCCGGGTGAAAAGGTGAAGCGGAGGTCAATCGGCATCCGGAAAACCTGCGGCTGGGACGCCTGCACTTGATTAATCATGAAGAAAGTCCAGTACTTGCCGTCGGAGGGGTCGAGTTCATTCATATACGACCAGAGGTAATTGGGGCGGAGCTGGCCGTAGAGCCAATCCTGGAAAAAGTAATCGAGGTCCATTCCGGAGACGGTTTCACAGATTTCCAGAAACTGAGCGCTGGTGGCATCACCATACTTGTAAGGGCTGTCGTAGTAGGTGCGGAGAATCTGGAAGAAAGAGGAATCGCCAACAATATGGCGCAGCATATGAAGGAACCATGCCCCTTTATCGTAAACGATATAATTGAATATGGCGTCGGAATTGGTGGTATCGTATCGATAGATGGCGCCGGTGTCGGCATAATCCATCTGGTCCATATAGGAATGATAATAATTGCGGCCGTTTTTCACTTCATAGTAAAGGGCTTCGGAATATGAGGCAAACCCCTCATTAAGCCAGATTTCATGCCAGTTATTGCAGGTAATCATATCACCCCACCACTGATGGGCCAGTTCGTGCACCACCACCGGCTCATAATAACCGAACCAGTTGGAAATCATCGAAGTTACCGTCTGATGCTCCATCCCGCCGCCCCAGCCAAAATTGGCATGCCCATATTTTTCATTAATAAAAGGATACTCCCCGAACAGACCGGAGAGGACTTCGAGAGCATAAGGAGTGATTCCCCACCCGGTCACGGAAGCGGAGTACTGGTCGGTATAAGGATGATTGATAATGACCATAGAGTCGGTCGGTGAATATTTATACCAGTCTTTCCAGATGGTAAACTTGGATATCGAGAGGGAGAAAAGATAGGTGGTGATAGGATAACGGACAGAATAAGAGAATGTCCAGGTGCCGTCCCCATTGCGGAGAGTATCAGTCAGATTGCCGTTGGATGCGCAGTACAGGGCGGTATCGCAGGTGACAATGATATCGATGGAATCAGCTTTGTCATCGGGGCGGTCTTTGCAGGGCCACCAGGAGCGTGCCATATATGGTTCGGAAAGAGTATAAATGGCAGGCACGCCGCTGCGGTACCTGAAAAAGAACCCCTGATAGAAACCGGTAGTCGGGGTGCCGTGATAACGGACAGTAAAAGAAAAGGTCTCACCGCTCTGATAGGCGCGGTCGAGAGCCACGGTGACGGTTATCCCCGAATGAAGATAATTCAGGCGCGTACCATTTTCCTGATAAATGGAATCAATGCTCAGGGTGGCGTCAAAATCAAGCACAACGGTATCGACCCCATTAACCAGCGCCTCTGCCACGGTAGCGACATCGCCAATGATAGTCGAAGTCGGCGCCGAGACAGTCAGGTTGATTCGATAGAATTTGACATCGAAATCGGTCTGGGCATGGCTGTAGGAGATATCGCGAAGCGATTTCTCAATGGCGCGGGAACGGTCAAAGGCGGCCGCTTTTGCCTCGGCCATGATGCGATGCATCTGGGAGGGGGTCATATTTTCAATGTATGGCAGATTTTCAAAGTCCGGGATATCGCTGCCGCTCGTCATTGGAGGCAGCAGAAAAAGGACTAAGAAGCCGGCGAGTAACGAATTTTTTGTCATGGTGGGTTCTTTTCTTGCCTATTTGTTGTCTTGTTTATCTGTATGTAAAGTGGCGGAACTTTCAGTAATATATTCCCAATTATCGGTCAGTCAAGCGGTTATATTTATGGCGACAATCCCTGCGCCACTGTCGCAAAAATGTTGCAGTTGATACGATTCTAATAGAAATCGGTTAAAAAAAAGCCGCCCGCAGGGGCGGCTCATTGAATCTTGTTCTAATTTTTAGTAAGGATTTCCGCAAAGCGGGTCGCGGGAGACAAAGAGATAATCGATAAGGGCGATTAAATCCTGTATATTGAACTTGGTGTTGCAGTCGCAATCGCCGACAATCGGTTCCGGAATCGGCGCGGGACCTCCTTTGTAGATAAATTTAATCAGATATGTGACATCCAGCATATTGATTTTTCCGTCATAATTGACATCGCCAAACAGTTTCCAGACCCGCAGTTTGAATTTCAGCGGGTAGGGAGAATTGGTGGCGCCGGGAGCGGTGATAGTTCCCTGTCCGGTATAGGTACCCATGGTAAGCCCATTGGCGAAAGGAGTGAATTTGACAAACCAGGGGTAATCTCCCAGCAGAATGGAATCTATCGAATAATAGAGCCAATCGATATTCTCAATCAACTGCCAGGACATGCATCCGGGATTGATATTATTGACCTCGATAGTAAAGGCGGTTCCGGGGCGATTCTCCTGCGCCGCCAGAAATATGGTATCACCGTAAGCGTAAATGGTCGGGGCGGTATCGGTGGGGCGTATAGTTAGCTTTACCGGAAGTCGGACCGGGCTATTGATAGCATTCAGGGCCGAAACAACGATAGTGTCATAATAGGTTCCGACCGGCAGGTCCTCGATGTCATAATTGAGGATTATCTGCTGTGGAGCCAGGCCGGCGTTTCGGTTCGGATGCAGCCAGGATGATTTCCAGTTCAGCGTGAAATTGAGCGGGTCGGTGCCGTTGTTAAAGATAGAAAA
This sequence is a window from Candidatus Zixiibacteriota bacterium. Protein-coding genes within it:
- a CDS encoding response regulator; this translates as MLDRIIAVCYPILVITLSAFLYIRLKIGQNRDAGGSGLLVSGFVLTLLASLINLLQNLPGYPSWFLSNIYGIVNIAEFLSLLFGLLLTASGLVIHFSFWGDRDTEVSNHLAKLKTLDMLQQECRPPMPMNELLERMLRGMLSGLEEESGAIFLLNQSQRQFILSSAIGLSKEEIALLEYYPYGRNLISQAVEDETPLLSHDFRSLGGKAQLAASRFRSILVLPLTTGRSRLGAVLFFSTEDRRYSREFINLTLPVASWIAEKIEVTRLGRELGKNAQEAANLRNRTDELLRRLDTLFKPDGEFLSPDRFAQNCLAFPYFSEAWLLGLAGGKLQIYGGTVASPDFSENFRASLITVLPRKKAVILNQEAVDESGKNYIIRSSLLLPADNRGNALLLRNEQGATELNEEELRLLEAVAAVAGAVIAYDTLRRLSVAKGRDLDAVAAFLRRKLTLSELVKEVKASAEYIAEALGGNVLILLTELENDRLKAIYSNRGGAAIEELILEPGEASTGRVAVTGKPEFFAEPASVGENIAAYSEENRIVLNRLVHEFAAPSFQADYPILNQGRAQFVLTLLSFGGSPADNLERHRFLSVLVGLLNLKIEIASASLPFPTSSLPPAIVNIPPAAANELNNDLAAISGYSQIIRRDPNLSGEIQTALDSMVSVTEKMSALINSLASGKESAPESVTDLNALIRRSITSKSISGDLYMVAGRPTEVALNLKEIPRLGIGEKELQAFLDSVYSSFTENVTEDEIVSINTYTQDKNIFFDISRHRKNFPPVEPVANFGRYLKPVNVEGDLKNREFMRRLIDISGEFAYDRFSRYPSYFSFRFPAPTVSESTSANRLTGEITILAIDDQVVILELLAAMCQSMGHNILTATSAEEGWRVFEERRPDIIIADLVMPGISGLELTGRLKKVAPEIPVILITGWGMAINESHLKEAGVDFILHKPFRLEQLSELISKVTAGFRR
- the miaB gene encoding tRNA (N6-isopentenyl adenosine(37)-C2)-methylthiotransferase MiaB: MKSYKIVTFGCQMNLADSGSLAAVLNARGFHPAETEDDADIVILNTCSVREKAEDRVFGRLGELYGMKKMQPGKKIAVVGCMSQRLGERILQRAPYVDIVLGTDRMLELPQYVDDGAFGAQVHTEFGYEEIDGLVPVRDNRFAAFLTIMRGCNQYCTYCIVPYVRGEERSYPLEKIIFQVNQMAQDGVKEITLLGQNVNSYNDGRHDFADLLRAVARDTDIARIRFMTSHPKDLSDRLINVMATVPKMMAHLHLPMQSGSDRILRRMGRIYTYQHYLNLIHKMRAAVADIAITTDLIVGFCSETEEEFQMTLRAAEEIRFDSAFMFRYSPRQGTAAYRLPDDIPDNEKIRRLSRLINLQKKISFEKNQEELGKSRSVLVDGFSRRSQSVLKGKTEGNKTVLFKGAETLIGAIKTVRITSADAWTLHGELEN
- a CDS encoding M1 family aminopeptidase, whose amino-acid sequence is MTSGSDIPDFENLPYIENMTPSQMHRIMAEAKAAAFDRSRAIEKSLRDISYSHAQTDFDVKFYRINLTVSAPTSTIIGDVATVAEALVNGVDTVVLDFDATLSIDSIYQENGTRLNYLHSGITVTVALDRAYQSGETFSFTVRYHGTPTTGFYQGFFFRYRSGVPAIYTLSEPYMARSWWPCKDRPDDKADSIDIIVTCDTALYCASNGNLTDTLRNGDGTWTFSYSVRYPITTYLFSLSISKFTIWKDWYKYSPTDSMVIINHPYTDQYSASVTGWGITPYALEVLSGLFGEYPFINEKYGHANFGWGGGMEHQTVTSMISNWFGYYEPVVVHELAHQWWGDMITCNNWHEIWLNEGFASYSEALYYEVKNGRNYYHSYMDQMDYADTGAIYRYDTTNSDAIFNYIVYDKGAWFLHMLRHIVGDSSFFQILRTYYDSPYKYGDATSAQFLEICETVSGMDLDYFFQDWLYGQLRPNYLWSYMNELDPSDGKYWTFFMINQVQASQPQVFRMPIDLRFTFSPGDTSTSVVFHDTRKRVYIFKNDQGPSDIVLDPNKWILRNATKTTWSYHLIPFPLDSGQQYQSFADTIVARGGTGFHKFTLKSGSLPAGLTLDTLSGIITGTPHDYGTFNFNIRANDQYSSYKDSADYTLTVAPVAGLAGDADNNGAVNILDITFLLGYLYKSGAAPPVIALADPNRSCDISVLDITYLVSFLYKDGPDPLIGCVP